Proteins encoded together in one Rubripirellula reticaptiva window:
- a CDS encoding glycosyltransferase family 2 protein, with amino-acid sequence MIAVAFWLTFGLLLHTYVLYPLLAGLLRHHQTHPVDGDLPSLSVIVPAHNEAAVLEAKIQNFYDLDYPTDHIELLVFDDGSSDGTADIARANTNDRVRFYSAKDRLGKASAVNRLVAEAAHQNLLLTDANVTMDSASVLCMVKHLSDSNVGAVTGEVRLIGSDKEFRSGESLYYQLERRIQQAESSVGSVIGVDGAMYVLRRGLFEPLPQDTILDDFLISMNVLRSAKRIIYEPTATATETGTLSARQEFNRRIRIAAGAVQLLRRGNVPRWNQYSIWFQFLSHKVLRWASPVLIVFLVVCSLVLASKGFVYEFILCSELAGIAIAAVICVVPKFRATSLGGVVFYFSMSQVAIAIGLSRGLFNRQPPQWEKAQRVSCSEES; translated from the coding sequence ATGATCGCAGTTGCGTTTTGGCTGACGTTCGGGCTCTTGCTGCACACTTATGTGCTGTATCCGCTGCTAGCTGGGCTGTTGCGGCATCATCAGACTCACCCTGTCGACGGTGACCTGCCTTCGCTTAGCGTGATTGTTCCGGCGCACAATGAAGCTGCGGTATTGGAAGCGAAGATTCAAAATTTCTATGATTTGGACTATCCCACGGACCATATTGAACTGCTGGTTTTTGACGACGGCAGCAGCGATGGTACGGCGGACATTGCACGAGCGAACACGAATGACAGAGTTCGTTTCTATTCGGCGAAAGACCGACTCGGAAAAGCATCGGCAGTTAACCGATTGGTGGCCGAGGCTGCTCATCAAAACCTGCTGTTGACTGACGCTAACGTGACGATGGATTCGGCGTCCGTGTTGTGCATGGTGAAGCACTTGTCGGATTCCAATGTGGGCGCGGTTACTGGTGAGGTTCGCTTGATTGGCAGTGACAAGGAATTTCGATCCGGCGAATCGCTCTATTATCAATTGGAACGTCGGATCCAGCAGGCCGAGTCAAGTGTTGGGAGCGTGATCGGCGTCGATGGTGCAATGTATGTGTTACGCCGAGGACTATTCGAGCCGTTGCCGCAGGACACGATTTTGGATGACTTCTTGATTTCGATGAATGTCTTGCGGTCCGCAAAGCGGATCATTTACGAACCCACCGCAACGGCGACAGAGACGGGCACACTTTCCGCTCGCCAGGAATTCAATCGTCGGATACGAATTGCGGCGGGCGCCGTTCAGCTCTTGCGACGCGGCAACGTTCCACGCTGGAACCAGTATTCGATTTGGTTTCAGTTTTTGTCGCACAAAGTGTTGCGATGGGCGTCGCCCGTGTTGATTGTGTTCCTAGTCGTGTGCAGTTTGGTGCTCGCGTCAAAGGGTTTCGTCTATGAATTCATTCTGTGCTCGGAGCTAGCGGGCATTGCGATTGCTGCTGTGATTTGCGTTGTTCCAAAATTTCGAGCAACCTCACTTGGCGGCGTCGTGTTTTACTTTTCGATGAGCCAAGTTGCGATCGCGATCGGGCTTAGCCGCGGTCTGTTTAATCGGCAGCCGCCCCAGTGGGAAAAGGCTCAACGAGTGAGTTGCTCGGAGGAGTCTTGA
- a CDS encoding glycosyltransferase family 2 protein translates to MLSRFRRVPMPGRATPSVTLIVSAFNEAGCIGAKIANALAIEYPDQLLDVMVISDASDDGTDEIVRGFDDPRIQLCRMETRSGKSAGLTQFCPQATGEILVFTDANSIFQPDALSKLARHFEDPRVGYSVGRQCYSNIESSSSDSENIYWSIELMIKAWESRLSSVVGADGAIYALRKELFESLSAEDINDFLLPLKVVAKGYRGVFDSEAVCFEDAAPDFSGEFRRKRRIVNRSMRAVLKVPAAMNPFRVGWFAVQLIGHKVLRWFCPLFLVVMLTTSAALAAAEVSRGSGESFYTALLGLQLCGYGTAFLYVFKSLRRVRLVYVAYYFLMVNVASARGLAMLAAGNAIGVWKPER, encoded by the coding sequence ATGCTGTCTCGTTTTCGGCGTGTTCCGATGCCAGGGCGGGCAACTCCATCGGTGACGTTGATCGTTAGTGCGTTTAACGAAGCGGGCTGTATCGGCGCGAAGATCGCCAACGCATTGGCGATTGAATATCCCGATCAACTGTTGGATGTGATGGTGATCTCGGATGCGTCGGACGATGGCACCGACGAGATTGTTCGGGGCTTCGATGATCCGCGGATTCAGCTATGCCGGATGGAAACTCGATCGGGTAAATCCGCTGGCTTGACTCAGTTTTGTCCCCAGGCAACGGGCGAAATTTTGGTTTTTACGGATGCTAATTCTATTTTTCAACCGGACGCGCTCTCAAAATTGGCGAGACATTTTGAGGACCCTCGTGTTGGCTATTCGGTGGGGCGGCAGTGTTACTCGAATATTGAGTCTTCGTCATCGGATTCTGAGAATATCTATTGGTCGATCGAATTGATGATAAAGGCATGGGAGAGTCGCTTGAGCAGCGTGGTCGGTGCCGACGGCGCGATCTACGCACTTCGTAAGGAGCTTTTTGAGTCGCTGTCGGCCGAGGACATTAACGATTTTTTGTTGCCTTTGAAGGTCGTTGCGAAAGGATATCGCGGAGTGTTTGATTCGGAAGCGGTGTGCTTCGAAGACGCTGCTCCGGATTTTTCCGGTGAGTTTCGTCGTAAACGCCGGATCGTGAATCGTAGCATGCGAGCGGTCTTGAAAGTGCCTGCAGCAATGAATCCATTTCGTGTCGGTTGGTTTGCAGTTCAATTGATTGGGCACAAGGTTTTGCGTTGGTTTTGCCCATTATTCCTGGTGGTCATGCTGACGACTTCGGCAGCTCTCGCGGCAGCGGAAGTGTCTCGCGGAAGCGGAGAGTCGTTCTACACGGCTCTGCTCGGCTTGCAGCTGTGTGGCTACGGAACGGCGTTCCTATATGTGTTCAAAAGTCTGCGTCGGGTCCGATTGGTGTACGTCGCCTATTACTTTTTGATGGTGAACGTCGCGTCGGCCAGAGGTCTGGCGATGTTGGCTGCTGGCAACGCCATTGGTGTTTGGAAGCCGGAGCGATGA
- a CDS encoding glycosyltransferase family 4 protein, which yields MKILYHHRTRGDGAEGVHINEMKNAFVELGHEVDLCCPKSAKREAGLKFGMTGTTAEKSKGLIGTIRIAVRQFAELGYNAISIPRLAISIFQNRPDVIYERYSCYHFAGVLVAKLARIPIVLEVNSTYAGRFNRRKIAFKNVCKLTERFVLSNSTLIATVSEPLRQCIVDRTNDSGRVVVTPNAINERRVRDHVQNLDASRQDLGIPSDSVVIGFVGSLRRWHGVGMLIRVMPEVLREIPNSIFLVVGAGELEGELDTLKCQQEVGNRLVLTGGVSHDRVNTLIDAMDIGLMPHSNDWGSPMKILEYMSLGKTCIAPRLPPIQEIVNDGETGVLFSAGSETEFLNAMICTCKDKLKRERIGANAKKYVLAERRWTDNASQIISVLDQYENSIKN from the coding sequence ATGAAAATACTATACCACCATCGAACACGAGGAGATGGAGCCGAAGGCGTTCACATCAATGAGATGAAAAACGCATTTGTCGAACTTGGGCACGAAGTTGATTTGTGTTGTCCGAAATCAGCCAAGCGTGAAGCGGGTTTGAAGTTTGGCATGACTGGTACGACGGCTGAAAAGTCAAAAGGATTGATCGGCACCATTCGAATTGCGGTCCGCCAGTTTGCGGAACTAGGCTACAACGCGATTTCCATTCCTCGGTTGGCGATTTCTATTTTTCAGAACCGACCGGACGTCATTTACGAACGCTATTCCTGCTATCACTTTGCTGGAGTTCTGGTGGCGAAATTAGCCCGGATTCCGATCGTACTGGAAGTGAACTCTACCTATGCTGGGCGATTCAACCGACGAAAAATTGCATTCAAGAATGTTTGCAAACTGACTGAGCGATTTGTTCTCTCAAACAGCACGCTTATTGCAACGGTTTCTGAGCCACTGCGTCAATGCATTGTTGATCGGACAAACGATTCGGGACGTGTTGTTGTAACTCCGAACGCCATCAACGAACGGCGGGTCCGTGACCATGTGCAGAATCTTGATGCAAGCCGTCAGGATCTTGGGATTCCTTCGGATAGTGTGGTGATCGGATTTGTCGGTTCGCTCAGGCGATGGCACGGTGTCGGTATGTTGATCCGCGTGATGCCGGAGGTGCTGCGGGAAATTCCAAACTCGATCTTCCTGGTTGTCGGTGCCGGCGAGTTGGAAGGCGAACTCGATACGCTGAAGTGTCAGCAGGAAGTTGGGAACCGGCTAGTCCTGACCGGTGGGGTCAGTCACGACCGAGTCAACACATTAATTGACGCGATGGACATTGGTCTCATGCCACATTCCAACGACTGGGGATCACCAATGAAAATCCTCGAGTACATGTCACTTGGGAAGACGTGCATTGCACCTCGCCTACCGCCCATCCAGGAAATCGTAAACGATGGTGAAACGGGAGTTTTGTTTTCTGCCGGAAGCGAAACTGAGTTTTTGAACGCAATGATTTGTACTTGCAAGGACAAATTAAAGCGGGAACGCATCGGCGCAAATGCAAAAAAATACGTGCTCGCAGAGCGACGATGGACGGACAATGCGAGTCAAATCATTTCGGTACTGGATCAATATGAAAACTCTATTAAGAACTAA
- a CDS encoding glycosyltransferase — MNVLSVCTNLPTQQSPLCGLFVRRRLEELAKLVPTRALAPQPWFPLVRPRRTDPAISTENLTVDAASMFYFPGVAKSLDGFWLDRCVDRWLDGMDPKVVSDAILDAHFGYPEGVGCWRVAKRRGMPIFITIRGLEVDLFGRSSRGDQLLQALCEATGVIAVSHSLKAAAVTAGVPADQITVIPNGVDAATYSTGDQANARSSIGYESAGKLVVSVGNLKAVKGHDILVRAVANIQSDCDFQLVCIGGGVESAWGKSLQDLANELNVQDRVHFVGSKPPNEVADWLRAADLFALASRREGCCNAVLEALSTGLPVVATDAGDNSRYLEEPWAGVLVATESPIDLGVAIKSCLERKPDRPLIAKTVADVTWASVAKTVVQCLTSRAPRTELNTDQ, encoded by the coding sequence GTGAACGTCCTTAGCGTATGCACCAATCTGCCAACCCAGCAATCGCCTTTGTGTGGACTGTTTGTTCGTCGCCGGCTGGAAGAGCTCGCAAAGCTGGTCCCCACCCGCGCGTTGGCCCCACAGCCGTGGTTTCCCCTCGTTCGCCCTCGCAGGACCGACCCAGCGATCAGCACCGAGAATCTAACCGTTGACGCAGCTAGCATGTTCTACTTTCCGGGCGTTGCCAAAAGCCTCGACGGCTTTTGGCTTGATCGATGCGTCGATCGCTGGCTTGACGGGATGGATCCCAAAGTGGTGAGCGACGCCATTCTGGACGCTCATTTTGGTTACCCCGAGGGTGTCGGGTGTTGGCGAGTCGCCAAGCGTCGCGGTATGCCGATCTTTATCACGATTCGAGGACTTGAGGTCGATCTCTTTGGGCGATCATCGCGTGGTGATCAATTGTTGCAGGCGCTGTGTGAAGCGACAGGAGTGATTGCGGTTAGTCACTCGCTAAAAGCAGCGGCAGTGACGGCAGGTGTGCCCGCCGATCAAATCACGGTCATCCCAAACGGAGTCGATGCGGCGACCTATAGTACGGGCGATCAAGCCAATGCGAGATCTAGCATCGGTTACGAAAGTGCCGGAAAATTGGTGGTCTCGGTGGGCAACTTGAAGGCTGTGAAAGGACACGACATTCTTGTCCGCGCGGTGGCTAACATTCAGTCCGACTGCGATTTTCAATTGGTCTGCATTGGCGGAGGCGTTGAATCAGCTTGGGGAAAAAGCTTGCAAGACTTGGCCAATGAATTGAACGTGCAAGACCGAGTTCATTTTGTTGGCAGCAAACCACCCAATGAAGTGGCTGATTGGCTTCGCGCTGCCGATCTTTTTGCGCTGGCAAGTCGTCGTGAAGGATGTTGCAACGCGGTGTTGGAGGCGCTTTCGACGGGCCTACCGGTTGTGGCAACTGACGCGGGAGATAACTCGCGTTACCTTGAAGAGCCCTGGGCAGGTGTTCTCGTTGCGACCGAGAGTCCGATCGATCTAGGTGTGGCGATTAAGAGTTGTCTCGAACGGAAACCTGACCGCCCACTCATTGCTAAGACCGTCGCGGACGTCACATGGGCATCCGTTGCAAAAACCGTAGTGCAGTGTTTAACCAGTAGAGCACCTCGGACTGAACTAAATACAGATCAATGA
- a CDS encoding MBOAT family O-acyltransferase has product MLFNSYEFIFLLLPVAFLGNRILAEHYNARVIWLLACSLFFYAWWNPVYLPLLLVTVGFNYRVGRRLSDYREKWLLVLGIAANLCLIGYFKYANFFVQSVNSLGGAEYDLGHIALPLAISFFTFQQIAYLVDCYSGVSTGYRPMEYALFVSFFPQLIAGPIVHHAEMMPQIRVPSRRIREDLSVGLTIFSIGLFKKAVLADGIAPYANELFDSESAWQSVTFFHAWIGCLAYGLQIYFDFSGYSDMAIGSARIFGIKLPLNFFAPYRSETISDFWRRWHMTLSHFLRDYLYFPLGGNRNGTVNRYRNLMVTMLLGGLWHGAGWTFVLWGLLHGSFLVMQHGWSHMTSGVTGWKRLPPYRMAACAVTFIAVHFAWVYFRAGSLESANQVARGMVGMNGVSIPDAIFNRLGSLATPLGNLGIGEDAASGSLFVAAIAWITALLTIVWTMPTTQQFMIQHEPAWEYANDERVRTLPGPGVGWHLPLTWKPTLRWSIVISLISVVGVLSLAELSEFLYFQF; this is encoded by the coding sequence ATGCTTTTCAACTCGTACGAATTCATCTTTCTGCTCTTGCCGGTCGCCTTTCTTGGCAACCGGATATTGGCAGAACACTACAACGCGCGCGTCATTTGGTTATTGGCGTGTTCGTTGTTTTTTTATGCGTGGTGGAATCCGGTCTATTTGCCTCTGTTGTTGGTGACTGTTGGATTTAACTATCGAGTTGGTCGTCGGCTTAGCGATTATCGGGAAAAATGGCTGCTGGTGCTTGGGATCGCTGCGAACCTTTGTTTAATCGGTTACTTCAAGTACGCCAACTTTTTCGTTCAAAGCGTGAACAGTCTGGGCGGTGCCGAGTACGACTTGGGCCACATTGCGCTGCCCTTGGCCATCTCGTTTTTTACGTTCCAACAGATTGCTTATCTGGTGGATTGCTACTCGGGCGTGTCGACGGGTTATCGCCCGATGGAATATGCATTGTTCGTCAGTTTCTTTCCGCAACTGATCGCCGGCCCCATTGTTCATCACGCGGAAATGATGCCGCAGATTCGCGTTCCATCGCGTCGAATCAGAGAGGATCTGTCGGTCGGGCTAACCATCTTTTCAATTGGGCTGTTCAAGAAGGCGGTGCTTGCCGATGGAATCGCTCCTTACGCTAATGAGCTTTTCGATAGCGAATCGGCTTGGCAGTCCGTTACGTTCTTTCATGCTTGGATCGGGTGCCTTGCTTATGGGCTGCAGATCTACTTTGACTTTTCGGGCTACTCTGACATGGCCATCGGTTCGGCACGAATCTTTGGGATTAAGTTGCCGCTGAATTTCTTCGCGCCTTATCGATCCGAGACCATTAGTGATTTTTGGCGTCGATGGCACATGACACTTTCTCATTTCCTTCGCGACTATTTGTACTTTCCGCTGGGCGGAAATCGGAATGGTACAGTCAACCGGTACCGAAATCTGATGGTAACGATGCTGTTGGGTGGGCTGTGGCATGGTGCCGGATGGACATTTGTCTTGTGGGGACTTTTGCACGGCAGCTTTCTGGTGATGCAACATGGCTGGAGCCACATGACTAGTGGCGTCACTGGTTGGAAGAGACTCCCGCCGTATCGGATGGCCGCATGCGCAGTCACGTTCATCGCTGTCCATTTCGCTTGGGTCTACTTTCGCGCGGGCTCGCTGGAATCAGCAAACCAAGTGGCCCGAGGAATGGTGGGGATGAACGGAGTTTCGATTCCGGACGCCATTTTCAACCGACTGGGATCTTTGGCGACACCGCTGGGCAACTTGGGAATCGGTGAAGACGCCGCAAGCGGTTCCTTGTTTGTTGCTGCAATCGCTTGGATCACCGCCCTTTTGACAATCGTCTGGACGATGCCAACGACCCAGCAATTTATGATCCAGCACGAACCCGCGTGGGAGTACGCCAACGACGAACGTGTACGGACGCTCCCAGGCCCCGGTGTCGGTTGGCACCTGCCGCTGACATGGAAGCCAACGCTCCGATGGTCAATTGTGATCAGCTTGATTTCTGTGGTTGGAGTTCTTTCGCTCGCCGAATTGTCCGAGTTTCTTTACTTTCAGTTTTAG
- a CDS encoding carbamoyltransferase N-terminal domain-containing protein: MFLLSQSTHRMLIQHDSDIGHRFVPNQNARLTNEAGGYFVKTNSSGFRSDFEFVKPKSGRPRILMFGDSYTAGDNVSNCDRYSDQLAKLHGCEVYNFGISGSGTDQHLLAFRKFAKQIEADAIVICVQIDSFHRIQTSHRPSVDRVTGRRVRVPKPYFELINGELNLCQVPVPTDRPEDNAGDRPPSTKRDDDLINKVHDLYSLVPGLKELRNSSLFSDAGSRLITEFKRIRGHHPYPDILSDQTGGWKLMEAILRQFIAEVQPLPVVIFPIPTRDFYLVGMEPVYQPLFEKLDSPEKNIHVGDVSTELGQLPYQERLKLSFEQGGHFTPYANRLVAENMDAFLTKRGIIKVASDKEAVTAASAARSVAASEEKPSDGEYILGLSCFYHNSAATLLKNGEIVAAAEEERFSRVKNDRRFPVNAVNFCLEQAGINQDQLSAVSFYDDSALTFERIMHSLMAVDVDSARKMWATIVPDWARTKLHFPKLVREALNFDGPVLQGNHHRSHAASCFYPSPFESAAVITIDGVGEWATASIAHGQGNSIKMLREMTFPNSLGLLYSAFTHFTGFKVNSGEYKMMGLAPYGRPIYTQLILDNIVDLKDDGSIELNMDYFSFLSDVSTTSEKFDELFGGPRRDPESRITRREMDLARSIQEVTEMAMIRMARHARELTGETRLCLAGGVALNCVANGKLLKEGVFDEIWIQPAAGDSGCALGVALDTWHTYLGRPRTERSELSDQGGSYLGPGFSSDEIKAYLDTHGFPFRELCGDDRNQFLSKQLADGKVVGHFSGRLEFGPRSLGARSILGDVRNTEMQTTLNLRIKYRESFRPFAPAVLHERVSDYFDIDRESPYMLLVAPVKESRRIPVKASEGDAAEDLLPIVRQLRSDIPAVTHIDYSARIQSVRREHHQAFYDLIKQFEKDTGYGVLVNTSFNVRGEPIVCTPQDAYRCFMRTEMDVLALDDCILIKADQPEWPEGKGEGLENEDVYAVSQAKPTDQYHDQIAKLFDSSFWPQATKAKSQDMVLVSVTTPPLRSSTWTDTSKTGMASEEFEFASAFANSNSSASQTAAAIVSRWRDQPAGRLLEPTVAKILQVASKHPRDDDEAAEVSESVYVMF; this comes from the coding sequence ATGTTTTTGTTAAGTCAGTCTACTCACCGGATGCTGATCCAGCACGATTCGGACATTGGCCATCGATTTGTCCCCAATCAAAACGCACGGTTGACGAATGAAGCTGGCGGATACTTTGTTAAGACCAATTCAAGTGGTTTTCGTTCCGATTTCGAGTTCGTTAAACCGAAGTCTGGTCGTCCTCGGATCTTGATGTTCGGAGACTCGTACACCGCCGGTGACAATGTTTCCAACTGTGATCGGTATTCCGACCAGCTAGCCAAGTTGCACGGATGTGAAGTGTACAACTTTGGAATCTCGGGCAGCGGTACGGACCAGCACCTATTAGCGTTTCGTAAGTTCGCCAAACAGATCGAAGCTGACGCGATTGTGATCTGTGTGCAAATTGACAGCTTCCACCGTATTCAGACTTCGCATCGTCCGTCCGTCGACCGAGTTACCGGCCGTCGTGTTCGGGTTCCGAAGCCGTACTTTGAACTAATAAACGGCGAGCTGAATCTTTGCCAAGTGCCAGTGCCAACCGATCGTCCGGAAGACAACGCTGGCGATCGGCCGCCATCGACGAAACGCGACGATGATCTCATCAACAAGGTTCACGACCTGTATTCTTTGGTGCCCGGCCTTAAGGAGCTTCGCAATTCGTCGCTCTTCTCGGATGCCGGGTCACGTTTGATCACAGAGTTCAAGAGGATTCGAGGTCATCACCCTTATCCCGATATTCTGTCCGATCAGACGGGCGGGTGGAAACTGATGGAAGCAATCCTGCGACAGTTCATTGCCGAGGTACAGCCGCTGCCTGTGGTCATCTTTCCGATTCCAACACGGGACTTTTACCTGGTCGGCATGGAACCCGTTTACCAACCGCTTTTCGAGAAGCTCGATTCGCCCGAGAAGAATATTCATGTTGGTGATGTCTCGACCGAGTTGGGACAGTTGCCCTATCAGGAGCGTCTGAAACTAAGTTTTGAGCAAGGTGGTCACTTCACGCCGTATGCGAATCGACTGGTCGCCGAGAACATGGACGCGTTCTTGACGAAACGCGGGATCATCAAGGTAGCCAGTGATAAGGAGGCTGTGACTGCTGCTTCCGCAGCGCGATCAGTCGCGGCGAGCGAAGAAAAACCGAGTGATGGCGAGTACATTCTTGGCCTATCGTGCTTTTATCACAATTCGGCGGCAACGTTGTTGAAGAATGGCGAGATTGTTGCGGCGGCCGAAGAAGAACGGTTTAGCCGCGTTAAGAACGATCGACGGTTCCCGGTCAACGCAGTTAACTTTTGCCTTGAGCAGGCGGGAATCAACCAGGATCAGTTGTCGGCTGTTTCGTTTTATGATGATTCAGCATTAACTTTTGAACGGATCATGCACAGTCTGATGGCGGTCGACGTTGATTCGGCGCGAAAGATGTGGGCGACGATTGTGCCCGACTGGGCAAGAACAAAGCTGCACTTCCCAAAGCTTGTTCGCGAAGCGTTGAATTTCGACGGACCGGTACTGCAAGGCAATCACCACCGCTCGCACGCAGCAAGTTGTTTTTATCCTTCGCCGTTCGAGTCTGCAGCCGTCATCACGATCGATGGCGTTGGCGAATGGGCAACAGCATCGATCGCGCACGGGCAAGGCAACTCGATCAAAATGTTGCGGGAAATGACGTTCCCCAACTCTTTAGGGCTTTTGTATTCAGCCTTCACTCACTTCACGGGATTTAAAGTCAATTCCGGCGAGTACAAGATGATGGGCCTGGCGCCGTATGGTCGCCCAATCTATACGCAATTGATTTTGGATAATATCGTCGATTTGAAAGACGATGGTTCGATTGAATTGAACATGGATTACTTTTCATTCTTAAGCGATGTCAGTACGACGTCGGAAAAGTTTGACGAGCTGTTCGGTGGCCCTCGTCGAGACCCCGAGAGCCGGATCACGCGGCGCGAGATGGATCTTGCGAGATCGATTCAAGAAGTCACTGAGATGGCCATGATTCGTATGGCGCGGCACGCTCGCGAGCTGACCGGAGAAACGCGTCTATGCCTTGCCGGCGGTGTCGCCTTGAACTGCGTTGCTAATGGCAAGCTGCTTAAGGAAGGTGTCTTCGACGAGATTTGGATTCAGCCGGCTGCAGGCGATTCAGGTTGCGCCCTTGGCGTGGCACTGGACACTTGGCACACCTATTTGGGACGCCCTCGAACCGAACGCAGTGAGTTGTCGGATCAAGGCGGTTCGTACCTCGGTCCTGGTTTCTCTAGCGACGAAATCAAGGCTTACCTCGACACGCACGGTTTCCCGTTTCGCGAACTGTGTGGTGATGATCGCAATCAGTTTTTGTCGAAGCAGTTGGCAGACGGAAAAGTCGTTGGTCATTTCTCGGGTCGGCTCGAGTTCGGGCCACGGTCATTAGGGGCCCGGTCCATTCTCGGTGATGTGCGAAATACCGAGATGCAAACCACCCTGAATTTGCGTATCAAATATCGCGAATCGTTTCGGCCTTTCGCTCCAGCGGTGCTGCACGAAAGGGTTTCGGACTACTTTGATATTGATCGCGAGAGCCCTTACATGTTGCTGGTTGCGCCGGTCAAAGAGAGTCGGCGGATTCCTGTTAAGGCAAGTGAAGGTGATGCGGCCGAAGATCTGTTGCCGATTGTTCGCCAGTTGCGGTCCGACATTCCTGCGGTCACACACATTGATTATTCGGCTCGAATTCAGTCCGTGCGTCGCGAGCATCACCAAGCTTTCTATGACCTGATCAAACAGTTTGAAAAAGACACAGGGTATGGAGTGCTCGTAAACACCTCATTTAACGTGCGGGGTGAACCTATCGTTTGTACGCCACAAGATGCGTATCGATGTTTTATGCGTACGGAAATGGATGTGCTGGCACTCGACGACTGCATACTGATAAAGGCCGATCAACCGGAGTGGCCCGAAGGCAAAGGCGAGGGCCTCGAGAACGAAGACGTCTACGCGGTTTCGCAAGCGAAACCGACCGATCAGTACCACGATCAGATTGCCAAGCTGTTCGATTCGTCATTCTGGCCTCAGGCCACCAAGGCAAAGAGCCAGGACATGGTCTTAGTTTCGGTGACGACGCCGCCACTTCGCAGCAGCACATGGACGGATACTTCCAAGACGGGAATGGCAAGCGAAGAGTTTGAGTTCGCGTCCGCTTTCGCCAACTCCAATTCGTCTGCCTCACAGACTGCCGCGGCGATCGTATCGCGATGGCGCGATCAGCCAGCAGGGCGACTGCTAGAACCTACCGTGGCAAAGATCTTGCAAGTTGCGTCCAAGCATCCAAGGGACGATGACGAAGCAGCAGAAGTTTCCGAGTCTGTCTATGTGATGTTCTAG
- a CDS encoding glycosyltransferase produces MIRSSENVSFPNEVDSVRYLHVFPEFNRGGAEIRISKTINAMGPGQGHAILSISGGADAADILDSECAVRVMAGPPKRGAIQFPFDLWKCIRSINPKVILTYNWGATDAVLAAKIARFRPVIHNECGLSADVDGKGWRRRVARRLLLPSCHKVVVTSFTLYELAIEKYGVPKDRIEFIKTGVSTERFFPGDNDSLRNRVTENGGDCVVFGYVGSLRPSKNGAMLLRAFAAAKPAMVSRTRLAFFGDGPERDRLTTLAKELGVADSVYFHGYVADPENAFRAIDVNVTTSKSEAASNSLLEAMASGLPVVSTDIADNRRMLSPENRPFVFSHDDNTGYASALETMANDATLRCRLGEINREHVCNEYPIDRMYREFAKLWTDAASL; encoded by the coding sequence GTGATTCGATCATCTGAGAATGTCAGTTTTCCCAACGAAGTGGACTCAGTGCGATATCTGCATGTCTTCCCTGAGTTCAATCGAGGGGGGGCGGAGATTCGCATATCTAAAACCATCAATGCGATGGGGCCGGGGCAAGGACATGCGATCCTTTCGATCAGCGGTGGGGCTGACGCCGCGGACATCCTGGATTCCGAGTGTGCTGTTCGAGTCATGGCAGGGCCGCCAAAACGCGGCGCGATCCAGTTTCCTTTCGACTTGTGGAAGTGCATCCGAAGCATCAATCCGAAAGTGATTCTGACTTACAATTGGGGCGCGACGGACGCAGTGCTGGCGGCAAAGATCGCTAGGTTTCGCCCGGTAATCCATAACGAATGCGGGCTTTCGGCGGACGTTGATGGAAAGGGGTGGCGTCGGCGTGTTGCCAGACGGTTGTTGTTGCCAAGTTGCCATAAAGTCGTCGTCACTTCATTCACGCTTTACGAATTGGCGATCGAAAAATACGGTGTTCCAAAGGACAGAATTGAATTCATCAAGACTGGCGTCAGCACAGAACGTTTTTTTCCGGGTGACAACGATTCGTTAAGAAATCGTGTTACGGAAAATGGTGGTGACTGCGTCGTCTTCGGTTACGTTGGTTCGCTACGGCCGAGTAAGAATGGGGCGATGCTGTTGAGGGCATTCGCGGCGGCCAAGCCCGCGATGGTGTCGCGCACCAGACTCGCGTTTTTTGGTGATGGCCCCGAACGTGATCGGTTGACGACTCTAGCCAAAGAGCTCGGTGTTGCTGATTCCGTCTACTTCCACGGCTATGTTGCTGATCCCGAGAACGCTTTTCGTGCAATCGACGTCAATGTGACCACCTCGAAATCGGAAGCGGCATCCAACTCATTGCTCGAAGCGATGGCATCGGGGCTTCCTGTCGTGTCGACCGATATCGCCGACAACCGGCGAATGCTAAGCCCTGAAAATCGACCGTTTGTGTTTTCGCACGATGACAATACTGGGTACGCATCTGCTCTTGAAACGATGGCCAACGATGCGACCTTGCGATGCCGGCTTGGCGAAATCAATCGCGAACATGTTTGCAATGAGTATCCCATTGATCGTATGTACCGCGAGTTCGCAAAACTTTGGACCGACGCTGCCTCGCTCTGA